A single Kribbella aluminosa DNA region contains:
- a CDS encoding ABC transporter ATP-binding protein — protein MTSFGEVTKHGRGWLPLIGLNALIGSGVTLALPTILGRSVDSIVAGDGYARWLIVAASLIGLGIAASIVDAFAGAACVAETTAWLRNRLVRHVVRGGPDGSRDFETGDLVTRVSANATDAAQAGPAAVTAIAAIAPPLGSLVLLAVIDPWLAAAFFGGVLLVILVLWTFAKRTADVSLAYQETQGRIAALLSESLTGIRTIQSAGTTEREERRVLGLLPELHRHGVVTWRILARSGAQAAVVGPLVLVAVLAVGGLQLVAGNVTAGELFAASQYAVLGAGLGNLTGVLGELARAKAGVRRSAEVIAIEPVAHGTLSLPRGSGQLTFDGVSVVANGNVLLDNVNLDLPGGVTIAVVGPSGAGKSVLAAVAARLRDPSTGQVSLDGVPLQAVSRRVLRHAVGCAFERPQLIGRTVGEAIDPHAVSPVRTLAAARATHAHDFVSRLPNGYFTSLRKAPMSGGERQRLGLARAWPARRLLVLDDATSSLDTATERQITRTLTEDRRYRTRLIVTHRPATAARADLVLWLDHGRVLALAPHADLWHNTSYRAVFG, from the coding sequence ATGACCAGCTTTGGCGAGGTGACCAAGCACGGGCGCGGCTGGCTTCCGTTGATCGGGCTGAACGCGCTGATCGGCAGTGGTGTGACGTTGGCGCTGCCGACGATTCTCGGACGTTCGGTCGACTCGATCGTGGCCGGTGACGGGTACGCCCGCTGGCTGATCGTCGCGGCCTCGCTGATCGGGCTCGGGATCGCGGCCAGCATCGTCGACGCGTTCGCGGGCGCCGCCTGTGTCGCGGAGACGACCGCCTGGCTGCGGAACCGCCTGGTCCGGCACGTCGTCCGCGGCGGCCCGGACGGCTCCCGTGACTTCGAGACCGGCGACCTGGTCACGCGCGTCTCGGCGAACGCCACCGACGCCGCACAAGCCGGACCGGCCGCGGTGACGGCGATCGCCGCGATCGCTCCCCCGCTCGGCAGTCTGGTCCTGCTGGCCGTCATCGACCCGTGGCTCGCGGCCGCGTTCTTCGGCGGCGTACTGCTGGTGATCCTGGTGCTCTGGACCTTCGCGAAGCGCACCGCCGACGTCAGCCTCGCCTACCAGGAGACCCAAGGCCGGATCGCGGCGCTGCTGTCCGAGTCGCTGACCGGCATCCGCACCATCCAGTCCGCCGGTACGACGGAACGCGAGGAGCGCCGCGTCCTCGGCCTGCTTCCCGAGTTGCACCGGCACGGTGTCGTCACCTGGCGGATCCTGGCCCGCTCCGGAGCCCAGGCCGCGGTCGTCGGCCCACTCGTCCTGGTCGCCGTACTGGCCGTCGGCGGTCTGCAACTGGTAGCCGGCAACGTCACCGCGGGCGAGCTGTTCGCCGCTTCGCAGTACGCCGTCCTCGGCGCCGGCCTCGGTAACCTGACCGGCGTCCTCGGCGAGCTCGCCCGCGCGAAGGCAGGCGTCCGGCGGTCCGCCGAGGTGATCGCGATCGAGCCGGTCGCGCACGGCACGCTGTCGCTGCCGCGCGGGTCCGGGCAGCTGACGTTCGACGGAGTCAGCGTCGTCGCGAACGGGAATGTCCTGCTGGACAACGTGAATCTCGACCTGCCCGGCGGCGTCACGATCGCGGTCGTCGGCCCGAGCGGCGCCGGCAAGTCCGTCCTGGCGGCGGTCGCTGCCCGGCTGCGGGACCCGTCGACCGGACAGGTGTCGCTGGACGGCGTACCGCTGCAGGCCGTCAGCCGACGGGTTCTGCGGCACGCGGTCGGCTGTGCGTTCGAGCGTCCGCAGCTGATCGGCCGGACCGTCGGCGAGGCGATCGACCCGCACGCGGTCAGCCCGGTCCGCACCCTGGCCGCGGCCCGCGCCACCCACGCCCACGACTTCGTCAGCCGGCTGCCCAACGGCTACTTCACCTCGTTGCGCAAGGCACCGATGTCCGGCGGCGAACGCCAGCGCCTGGGCCTCGCCCGCGCCTGGCCGGCCCGCCGGCTGCTCGTCCTCGACGACGCGACGTCCAGCCTCGACACCGCGACCGAACGCCAGATCACCCGCACCCTCACCGAGGACCGCCGGTACCGTACGCGCCTGATCGTCACCCACCGTCCCGCCACCGCCGCCCGCGCCGACCTC
- the modB gene encoding molybdate ABC transporter permease subunit translates to MLGLAFLLVPLIGLLTQAPWSTLPARLFSADVWQALRLSLVCATSATALCVLLGVPLAWLLARGGLPGRSVIRAFVTVPLVLPPVVGGVALLLVLGRRGLVGQYLDSWFGISLPFTTAGVVVAEAFVAMPFLVISVEGALRAADPRYEEAAATLGAGRWTTFRRVTLPSIAPGVVAGMVLCWARALGEFGATITFAGNFPGRTTTMPLAVYLALETDPDIAVVLSLVLLLVSVVVLASLRERWISGLR, encoded by the coding sequence TTGCTCGGACTGGCGTTCCTTCTCGTCCCGCTGATCGGTCTGCTCACGCAGGCTCCCTGGTCGACGCTCCCGGCGCGGCTGTTCAGCGCTGACGTCTGGCAAGCGCTGCGGCTGTCACTGGTCTGCGCTACCTCCGCAACTGCATTGTGTGTACTGCTGGGCGTCCCGCTGGCGTGGCTGCTCGCCAGAGGCGGCCTGCCGGGGCGCAGTGTCATCAGGGCCTTCGTAACAGTGCCCCTGGTTCTACCGCCGGTCGTCGGCGGTGTTGCTCTGCTGCTGGTGCTCGGGCGACGTGGGCTGGTTGGTCAGTACCTCGACTCCTGGTTCGGGATCTCCTTGCCGTTCACAACGGCCGGTGTGGTCGTCGCTGAGGCGTTCGTGGCCATGCCGTTCCTGGTGATCTCGGTGGAGGGTGCCCTGCGCGCAGCGGACCCGCGGTACGAGGAGGCGGCCGCGACACTCGGGGCGGGCCGCTGGACGACGTTCCGGCGCGTGACGCTGCCGTCGATCGCGCCGGGTGTGGTTGCCGGCATGGTGTTGTGCTGGGCGCGGGCGCTGGGCGAGTTCGGCGCCACTATTACGTTCGCGGGCAACTTCCCGGGGCGTACGACGACCATGCCGCTCGCCGTCTACCTGGCGTTGGAGACCGACCCCGACATCGCCGTCGTACTCAGTCTGGTCCTCCTGCTCGTCTCGGTCGTCGTACTGGCGTCGCTGCGCGAGCGCTGGATCAGTGGGCTGCGATGA
- a CDS encoding TOBE domain-containing protein, with amino-acid sequence MPSLRVSEAAALLGVSDDTVRRWIDQGRLPSQQENGRMAIAGQALAVFAQELADSPEPGNTTAASARNRMRGIVTRVLKDGVMAQVELQAGPFRVVSLMSREAADELGLEPGVIAVASIKSTHVVVEIPEA; translated from the coding sequence GTGCCGAGTTTGCGGGTAAGTGAGGCGGCCGCGCTCCTGGGCGTCAGTGACGACACGGTGCGCCGCTGGATCGATCAGGGCCGGCTGCCGTCGCAGCAGGAGAACGGCCGGATGGCGATCGCCGGGCAAGCGCTCGCCGTGTTCGCCCAGGAGCTGGCGGACTCCCCGGAGCCCGGGAACACCACCGCCGCCTCGGCGCGGAACCGGATGCGCGGGATCGTCACCCGGGTGCTCAAGGACGGTGTGATGGCGCAGGTCGAGCTGCAGGCCGGGCCGTTCCGGGTCGTGTCGCTGATGAGCCGCGAGGCCGCCGACGAGCTCGGACTGGAGCCCGGCGTGATCGCGGTCGCCTCGATCAAGTCCACCCATGTCGTCGTCGAGATCCCGGAGGCCTGA
- a CDS encoding ABC transporter ATP-binding protein, protein MTLHADLRVRRGAFGLALDLVVEPGEVVALLGPNGAGKTTALRAISGLLALDGGRIALDSDVWDAPPRTFRTPDRRPIGVVFQDYLLFNHLSSLENVAFGLRARGVEKQTARTEAARWLEIVGLSEYARTRPRALSGGQAQRVALARALATEPEVLLLDEPLAALDASTTLHVRAELGQHLSRFEGRTLLVTHDPLDAMVLADRLVIIENGQLVQEGKPTEVAHRPRTDYVAQLVGLNLYQGTAAGTTVTLAEGGSITLAEPATGAVHVAFPPTAVSLYPTAPAGSPRNTWPAVVTGIEQHAHTVRIRLDAAPAGPADLLADITPAAVADLRLTPGQRLHTTLKATEVHTYPV, encoded by the coding sequence ATGACCCTGCACGCCGACCTGCGAGTACGCCGCGGCGCCTTTGGCCTCGCCCTGGACCTGGTTGTCGAGCCGGGTGAGGTTGTCGCGCTTCTTGGACCGAACGGCGCCGGCAAGACCACCGCTCTGCGTGCGATCTCCGGGCTACTCGCACTGGACGGTGGACGCATCGCACTGGACTCCGATGTGTGGGACGCGCCGCCGCGTACCTTCCGTACGCCGGACCGTCGGCCGATCGGCGTGGTGTTCCAGGACTACCTGCTGTTCAACCACCTGAGTTCCTTGGAGAACGTCGCGTTCGGTCTCCGTGCCCGCGGCGTGGAGAAGCAGACTGCCCGTACGGAGGCTGCCCGGTGGCTGGAGATCGTCGGCCTGTCGGAGTACGCCCGTACCCGCCCCCGCGCGCTGTCCGGCGGTCAGGCCCAACGGGTAGCGCTGGCACGAGCCCTGGCCACAGAGCCGGAGGTGCTACTCCTCGACGAGCCCCTGGCCGCACTGGACGCCAGTACGACGCTGCACGTCCGCGCGGAGCTCGGCCAGCACCTCTCCCGCTTCGAGGGCCGCACCCTGCTGGTCACACACGACCCCCTGGACGCCATGGTGCTCGCAGACCGCCTGGTCATCATCGAGAACGGCCAGCTGGTCCAGGAAGGCAAACCCACCGAGGTTGCGCACCGTCCACGCACCGACTACGTAGCCCAGCTCGTAGGCCTCAACCTCTACCAGGGCACCGCGGCCGGCACCACCGTCACGCTGGCCGAAGGCGGCTCCATCACGCTCGCGGAGCCGGCAACAGGAGCGGTCCACGTGGCCTTCCCGCCGACCGCGGTGAGCCTCTACCCGACCGCACCCGCCGGCAGCCCCCGCAACACCTGGCCGGCCGTTGTCACCGGCATCGAACAGCATGCACACACGGTCCGCATCCGTCTGGACGCCGCGCCCGCCGGCCCCGCCGATCTCCTCGCAGACATCACCCCCGCCGCAGTGGCCGACCTCCGCCTCACCCCCGGCCAGCGCCTCCACACCACCCTCAAAGCCACCGAGGTCCACACCTACCCCGTGTAA
- a CDS encoding SapB/AmfS family lanthipeptide: protein MALLDLQGLETPGYGHHGHHHGGSTLTVLGCASQTPSNLSLLLCH, encoded by the coding sequence ATGGCACTTCTCGACCTTCAGGGCCTCGAGACCCCGGGTTACGGCCACCACGGCCACCACCACGGCGGCTCCACGCTGACCGTGCTGGGCTGCGCTTCGCAGACCCCGAGCAACCTGAGCCTTCTGCTCTGCCACTGA
- the lanKC gene encoding class III lanthionine synthetase LanKC, which produces MHESYEFYCLADRHFYETPANRGAAYPDFAITQRPVPDGWQHVPGEQWMHYAPDDLRLPAQGWKIHVSARLHDVERTLAAVWEYCVPRGIAFKFLRNEAVLVMTNSKAAPRGSSGKLVTIYPTDDAQLELVLKELDDVLRGVEGPYILSDLRYAEGPLFVRYGAFVSRYCLSPTGERVLAIEDVHGNLVPDHRGPTFVTPPWMRLPDFLQPHLDARNAVTTNDLAYTIDGVIQFSNGGGVYLGHHTESGARVVLKEGRPYAGLDLAGRDAVTRIAHERDILEQLEGLDAVPKTHDYLQLGEHHFLVQEHIDSVSLQRELVRRYPLTHPDATETQKAEYADWATAMVAKVGEAVGQLHERGVVFCDLHPDNLLLDVNGKLTLIDFEVATKAEDKARSTLAHPGYAAPQDRQGVDVDRYALACIALGVYAPQATILLNLHPGKAFQLADMIAETFPVPRATLDGAVRTIVGTGTTNDLSDLALPGKAEWTDVRAALARSIVASATPERTDRLFPGDIAQFRDGGGIDLATGAAGVLYALAKTGAGRFPEYDEWLRKRAFDTAAGPGLYDGLHGVAHVLDELGHRQDALDLVDRTLADDWSTRELGLHSGLAGIGLNLLHFDTEPALRAQAVRVLDLVADRLEADVPEISGGQYARAGLMYGASGPALLFLDAFERLGDTGLLDLAEIALRQDLKRTVLTEDGMRQVNQGWRTLPYLEEGSAGIALVLERYLRHRPSDELSTILDELKRVTHCSYYVQPGLFMGRAGVLLTAAALGDTPLNDTVHDLVHGLGWHAMPFAGGLAYPGNQLLRLSMDLATGSAGVLLALGTALHHADHADHADHAPMSLPFLGPPQWSEFSSRRTAPKEV; this is translated from the coding sequence ATGCACGAGAGTTACGAGTTCTACTGCCTCGCGGATCGGCATTTCTACGAGACGCCGGCCAACCGGGGTGCCGCGTATCCGGACTTCGCGATCACGCAGCGACCGGTCCCGGACGGATGGCAGCACGTGCCGGGCGAGCAGTGGATGCATTACGCACCCGACGACCTGCGGCTGCCCGCGCAGGGCTGGAAGATCCACGTCTCGGCGCGCTTGCACGACGTCGAGCGAACGCTCGCCGCGGTCTGGGAGTACTGCGTCCCGCGCGGCATCGCGTTCAAGTTCCTGCGCAACGAGGCCGTCCTGGTGATGACGAACTCGAAGGCCGCTCCCCGCGGGTCGAGCGGCAAGCTGGTGACCATCTACCCGACCGACGACGCGCAGCTCGAGCTGGTCCTCAAGGAGCTCGACGACGTACTGCGAGGCGTCGAAGGCCCTTATATCCTGAGCGATCTGCGCTACGCCGAGGGACCGCTGTTCGTCCGGTACGGCGCTTTCGTCAGCCGCTACTGCCTGTCCCCGACCGGCGAGCGCGTGCTGGCGATCGAGGACGTGCACGGCAACCTCGTCCCGGACCACCGCGGCCCGACCTTCGTCACGCCGCCGTGGATGCGGCTCCCGGACTTCCTGCAGCCGCACCTGGACGCCCGCAACGCGGTCACCACCAACGACCTCGCGTACACGATCGACGGCGTCATCCAGTTCTCGAACGGCGGCGGCGTGTACCTCGGCCACCACACCGAGTCCGGCGCCCGCGTCGTACTCAAGGAAGGCCGGCCGTACGCCGGGCTGGACCTGGCCGGCCGGGACGCCGTGACGCGGATCGCCCACGAGCGCGACATCCTCGAGCAGCTCGAGGGCCTCGACGCGGTGCCGAAGACCCACGACTACCTGCAGCTGGGCGAGCACCACTTCCTCGTCCAGGAGCACATCGACTCGGTGTCGCTGCAACGCGAGCTGGTACGCCGGTATCCGCTCACGCACCCGGACGCGACCGAAACTCAGAAGGCCGAGTACGCCGACTGGGCGACCGCGATGGTCGCCAAGGTCGGCGAGGCCGTCGGGCAGCTGCACGAGCGCGGCGTGGTGTTCTGCGACCTGCACCCGGACAACCTGTTGCTCGACGTGAACGGCAAGCTCACGCTGATCGACTTCGAGGTCGCGACCAAGGCGGAGGACAAGGCGCGGTCGACGCTGGCCCACCCCGGGTACGCCGCACCGCAGGACCGGCAGGGCGTCGACGTCGACCGGTACGCGCTCGCCTGTATCGCGCTCGGCGTCTACGCGCCGCAGGCGACCATTCTGCTGAATCTCCATCCCGGTAAGGCGTTCCAGCTCGCGGACATGATCGCGGAGACCTTCCCGGTGCCGCGCGCGACGCTCGACGGGGCCGTCCGTACGATCGTCGGGACGGGCACCACCAACGACCTCTCAGACCTGGCACTGCCCGGCAAGGCCGAGTGGACCGACGTCCGCGCGGCGCTCGCCCGGTCGATCGTCGCGAGTGCTACACCGGAGCGCACCGACCGGTTGTTCCCCGGCGACATCGCGCAGTTCCGCGACGGCGGCGGGATCGACCTGGCGACGGGTGCGGCCGGTGTGCTGTACGCGCTCGCGAAGACCGGCGCCGGGCGTTTCCCCGAGTACGACGAATGGCTCCGGAAGCGGGCCTTCGACACCGCGGCCGGGCCGGGGCTGTACGACGGGCTGCACGGCGTCGCGCACGTACTCGACGAGCTCGGGCACCGCCAGGACGCGCTGGACCTGGTCGACCGTACCCTCGCCGACGACTGGAGCACCCGCGAGCTCGGGCTGCACTCCGGCCTCGCCGGGATCGGCCTGAACCTGCTGCACTTCGACACCGAGCCGGCACTTCGCGCGCAGGCCGTCCGGGTCCTCGACCTGGTGGCGGATCGCCTCGAGGCCGACGTACCGGAGATCAGCGGCGGGCAGTACGCGCGGGCCGGGCTGATGTACGGAGCGTCCGGGCCGGCGCTGCTGTTCCTCGACGCGTTCGAGCGGCTCGGGGACACCGGTCTGCTCGACCTCGCGGAGATCGCACTCCGGCAGGACCTGAAGCGGACCGTGCTCACCGAGGACGGCATGCGTCAGGTCAACCAGGGCTGGCGGACGCTGCCGTACCTCGAAGAAGGCTCGGCCGGTATCGCGCTCGTCCTGGAGAGATATCTGCGCCACCGTCCGTCCGACGAGCTCAGCACGATCCTCGACGAGCTCAAGCGGGTCACGCACTGTTCGTACTACGTCCAGCCCGGCCTGTTCATGGGTCGCGCCGGAGTTCTCCTCACGGCCGCTGCGCTCGGTGATACGCCTCTGAATGACACTGTCCATGACCTGGTGCACGGGCTCGGCTGGCACGCGATGCCGTTCGCGGGCGGTCTCGCGTACCCAGGCAACCAGCTGCTCCGTCTCTCGATGGACCTGGCGACCGGATCGGCCGGCGTACTGCTGGCCTTGGGTACGGCGCTGCACCATGCGGACCATGCGGACCATGCGGACCATGCGCCGATGTCCCTCCCGTTCCTCGGACCTCCCCAGTGGTCCGAGTTCTCATCCCGACGAACTGCACCGAAGGAGGTGTAA
- the modA gene encoding molybdate ABC transporter substrate-binding protein — translation MFRRTAFAALAAVAAFALAGCGSNTPASSTSPSASGTPSLSGEINVFAAASLTGTFTQLGKDFEAAHPGVKVTFSFDASSALAQQINKGAPADVFASAAPKNMDQVTDRNTPTTFVKNTLEIAVPKGNPGHITGLKDFTDKSKKIALCAPEVPCGAAAQKVFKAAGLTAQPDTLEKDVKAALTKVSLDEVDAALVYKTDVLSAKDKVEGIEFPEASKAVNEYPIATLTKAPNPDGAKAFVDYVLSDKGKAVLTAAGFDAP, via the coding sequence ATGTTCCGCCGTACCGCGTTCGCCGCCCTGGCTGCTGTCGCCGCCTTCGCCCTCGCCGGGTGCGGGAGCAACACTCCGGCCTCGTCCACGTCGCCCTCGGCCTCCGGTACGCCGTCGTTGTCCGGTGAGATCAACGTGTTCGCCGCCGCGTCGCTGACCGGGACGTTCACCCAGTTGGGCAAGGACTTCGAGGCCGCGCACCCCGGCGTGAAGGTGACCTTCAGCTTCGACGCCAGCTCGGCGCTCGCGCAGCAGATCAACAAGGGCGCGCCGGCCGACGTGTTCGCCTCCGCCGCGCCGAAGAACATGGACCAGGTGACGGACAGGAACACGCCGACCACGTTCGTGAAGAACACCCTGGAGATCGCCGTACCGAAGGGCAACCCGGGCCACATCACCGGCCTGAAGGACTTCACCGACAAGAGCAAGAAGATCGCCCTGTGCGCCCCTGAGGTGCCGTGCGGTGCGGCCGCGCAGAAGGTGTTCAAGGCCGCCGGGCTCACCGCCCAGCCGGACACCCTGGAGAAGGACGTGAAGGCGGCACTCACCAAGGTCAGCCTCGACGAGGTCGACGCGGCCCTGGTCTACAAGACCGACGTACTGTCGGCCAAGGACAAGGTCGAGGGCATCGAGTTCCCGGAGGCGAGCAAGGCGGTCAACGAGTATCCGATCGCCACGCTGACCAAGGCACCGAACCCCGACGGTGCGAAGGCGTTCGTCGACTACGTGCTGTCGGACAAGGGCAAGGCGGTCCTGACCGCCGCGGGCTTCGACGCACCGTGA
- a CDS encoding prolyl oligopeptidase family serine peptidase: MQTYPCAERLTLEEQVHGTTVADPYRRLEDPSAAEAWLRDQDELWLTYAASLSTRFRWKNCVRALSAVSSMSTPVRRGGRCFTLRREAGRHAVLFADETPLIDVRQLDPSGLTTLDAWQPSPDGSKVAFQLSRGGTEQSTLSVLDVGSGQLIDGPIDGCRYSPVAWLPDNRTFYYVRFRQVRRHSLGNLDDTTVLADEATYGLELSADGRWLTICTASDLWFQDLTADPAPKHIPTTGTTIMSVGPDGRLYVVTAGRICVGDPAAPTVWHDYLEPEQPLTGLAILDDVVLVSTATEITVHDRLTGEGRGTVGLPGYGSVGSLSADGNRAWYTYTDSVTPPIVRCYDPTEHPVSAPVERHNVELNVIGKPGPTILYGYGGFGQELTPTYSAFALAWVEAGGCFVTANIPAGTRHDKQRVFDDFIAAAEQLIADGWTTADQLAICGESNGGLLTAAALTQRPELFAAAVCSAPLTDMIRYELSGLGDRWTSEYGSVQDAGDFRNLLAYSPYHRVVDGVKYPAVLLTAFGNDTRVDPLHARKMTAALQHATAGPRPILLRFEQNAGHTTGGISLAADILAFLADQTGLDA, from the coding sequence GTGCAGACTTATCCATGCGCCGAGCGTCTGACGCTCGAGGAGCAGGTGCACGGCACTACCGTTGCGGATCCGTACCGCCGGCTCGAGGACCCGTCGGCTGCCGAGGCGTGGCTGCGGGACCAGGACGAGTTGTGGCTGACGTACGCCGCTTCGCTGAGCACCAGGTTCCGCTGGAAGAACTGTGTCCGGGCGCTGTCCGCCGTCAGCAGCATGTCCACGCCGGTCCGGCGCGGCGGCCGCTGCTTCACCCTGCGCCGCGAGGCCGGGCGGCACGCCGTACTGTTCGCCGACGAGACGCCGCTGATCGACGTACGGCAGCTGGACCCGAGCGGTCTGACCACGCTCGACGCGTGGCAGCCGTCACCGGACGGCAGCAAGGTCGCGTTCCAGCTGTCCCGCGGCGGCACCGAGCAGTCGACGCTGTCCGTGCTCGACGTCGGCAGCGGCCAGCTGATCGACGGCCCGATCGACGGCTGCCGGTACTCCCCCGTGGCCTGGCTCCCGGACAACCGCACGTTCTACTACGTCCGTTTCCGTCAGGTACGACGGCACTCGCTGGGCAACCTCGACGACACCACGGTCCTCGCGGACGAGGCGACGTACGGGCTGGAGCTCAGCGCGGACGGACGCTGGCTGACGATCTGTACGGCGAGTGACCTGTGGTTCCAGGACCTCACCGCCGACCCGGCGCCGAAGCACATCCCGACCACGGGCACAACGATCATGTCCGTAGGCCCGGACGGCCGGTTGTACGTCGTGACGGCCGGGCGGATCTGCGTCGGCGACCCGGCCGCGCCGACGGTCTGGCACGACTACCTCGAGCCGGAGCAGCCGCTGACCGGCCTGGCGATCCTGGACGACGTCGTGCTGGTGAGCACGGCCACCGAGATCACCGTGCACGACCGGCTGACCGGCGAAGGTCGAGGCACTGTCGGCCTCCCGGGGTACGGATCGGTCGGATCGCTCAGCGCCGACGGCAACCGGGCCTGGTACACCTACACGGACAGCGTGACACCGCCGATCGTCCGCTGCTACGACCCGACTGAGCACCCGGTGTCCGCGCCTGTCGAAAGACACAATGTCGAGCTGAACGTGATCGGCAAGCCGGGACCCACCATCCTCTACGGGTACGGCGGTTTCGGGCAGGAGCTGACGCCGACGTACTCCGCGTTCGCGCTGGCGTGGGTGGAGGCGGGCGGGTGTTTCGTGACCGCGAACATCCCCGCCGGCACCCGCCATGACAAGCAGCGCGTCTTCGACGACTTCATCGCCGCAGCGGAGCAGTTGATCGCCGACGGTTGGACCACCGCGGACCAGCTCGCGATCTGCGGCGAGTCGAACGGCGGCCTGCTCACCGCCGCCGCGCTCACCCAGCGGCCGGAGCTGTTCGCGGCCGCGGTCTGCTCGGCGCCGTTGACAGACATGATCCGCTACGAGCTCTCCGGGCTCGGCGACCGCTGGACGTCGGAGTACGGCTCGGTGCAGGACGCCGGCGACTTCCGGAACCTGCTCGCCTATTCGCCGTACCACCGCGTCGTCGACGGCGTGAAGTACCCGGCGGTGCTGCTGACCGCATTCGGTAACGACACCCGCGTGGATCCCTTGCACGCAAGGAAGATGACGGCGGCGCTGCAGCACGCGACCGCCGGCCCGCGTCCGATCCTGCTGCGTTTCGAGCAGAATGCCGGCCACACCACCGGCGGCATCAGCCTCGCCGCCGACATCCTCGCCTTTCTCGCCGACCAGACGGGACTCGACGCATGA